The DNA segment TCTCGCCCCACTGGCCCATTTGGCCCTGGCCTTGATCGGTGAGGGTGAGGCCCTGCACCAGGGGGAAGTCATCGAGGGGCGCGATGTACTCGCCGTGGTGGACCGGGAGCCGGTGGTGCTGCAGGCCAAGGAAGGGCTGGCCTTGCTAAACGGTACCCAGCTGTCCGCCAGCCTCTCCATCGAGGGCCTGTTCCATCTGGAAGCCCTCTGGCAGGCATCGGTGGCCGCCGGGGCCCTGAGCGTGGAAGGTCTGGCAGGTAGCTACAGCCCCTTTGATGCGCGCCTGCACGCCGTGCGCCGCATGCCCGGCCAGATCCGGGCCGCCGAGGCCCTGCGGGAATGGCTGACTGACAGCGAAATCCGTGAGAACCACCGTAATTGCACCCGCGTGCAGGATCCCTATGCGCTGCGCTGCATGCCCCAGGTCTTCGGCGCAGCCCGGGATACCCTGGATCATGCCCACCGGATCCTGGAATGCGAACTCAATGGTGTCTCGGACAACCCCCTGATTTTTGAAGAGGAAGTGATTTCCGGGGGGAATTTCCATGCCGAACCCATCGCCATGATCTCTGATTTCCTGGCCATTGCCGCCGCCGAACTGGGCAGCATTTCCGAGCGCCGCAGTGACTGCCTGGTACGCGGCGTCAATCCCGATCTGCCCCTGTTTCTGACCGAAGAAGCCGGAGTGGAGAGCGGCTTCATGATCACCCATGTCACCGCCGCAGCCCTTGCCTCGGAAAACAAGACCCTGGCCCATCCCGCCTCGGTGGATTCCATCTCCACTTCGGCCGGCCAGGAGGACCACGTCAGCATGGCGCCCTGGGCTGGCCTGAAGCTGACCCGTCTCTGCGACAACCTGGCGCGAATCCTGGCCATTGAGCTGCTGACGGCTTCCCGAGCCGTGGAACTGCAGTCACCCCTCAAGACCACGATGGAACTGCAGAAGCTGCTGAGCTGGATCCGGGACATCGTGCCCGCCCATACCGGTGACCGTCGAATGGACGGTGATATCGAGGAACTAGCCGACGCCCTTCGAGGTCTGCCCGAGGTATGAAACCACAAGCAAGATTGTCCAGTCTGCTTCTGACCACTCTAACCCTGGCCGCGCCCGGTACCCTCCTCGCCGAGCAAGCGCCGATAGAAAACGATGGAAACGAGGCCATTGACCTGGATCGTGTCATTACCACCACGACCCGCAGTGAACGACTGCTGGCCCAGGAGCCTGCGTCCGTCGCTCGCCTGGAACAGGAGGAGATTGAGCGGGTGGGTCACCGCCACATCAGCGAACTCAGTTTTCGCATTCCCGGCAGCTGGATCACCAGCAACAGTGGTCAGGAGCATCTCACCGCCATCCGCTCGCCGGTACTGACCGGCCCTGGCGCCTGCGGTGCCTTCCAGTTTCTGGAGGATGGCATTCCCATTCGAGCCGCCGGCTTTTGCAATGTGAACGGCCTGTTTGAAGTCAATTCCGAACAGGCGGCGGGCATCGAGGTCATCCGGGGTCCGGCCAATGCCCTTTATGGCTCCAACACCCTACACGGTACCATCAATATCCTGAGCCGTGATCCGGCCGACGGCTCGCCACGACAATTTTCCCTGGAAGCCGGACCGGACGCTTACTATCGCGCCGGCGCCTCGCTCTCTGATCAAGACCAGCAGCGCTGGCGGGTCAGCACACTGCTCACCGAGGACGGGGGCTGGCGGGATGACTCCGGGGTCAGCCAGCAGAAGCTCAATGCCCGTTATCACACCACCCTGGGGGCCGGCGAACTGCAGTGGCTGTTTGCCGGCAGCTGGCTGGACCAGGACACTGCCGGCTACGTTGAAGGGCAGGACAGTTATCGAACACGCCCCAGAGACAACGACAACCCGGAAGCCTTCAGAAAGGTCGAAGCGCAACGCCTGGCCGCTCGCTGGCAAGCACCATTGGCATCCGACACGGAATTGGAACTCACGCCGTATTTCCGCAATACGGAGATGGACTTTCTTCAGCACTTTCTGCCCGGCCAGCCCCTGGAACATAATAGCCAACAAAGCCTGGGGCTGATGAGCCGGATTGAGACGAGCCTCGGTCCGGGACGCCTCAATCTGGGCCTGGACCTGGAATACACCGAAAGCGATCTCAGCCAGTACCAGGATGGGGAGGTGGAAGACGATAACGACTTTCTGCGGGAGACCCGCCCACCAGGCGCTCATTACGATTATGATGTGGATGCTTGGCTGGTGGCCGCCTACCTCCAGCATCACCATCCCCTGGGACAGCGCTGGGCCGTGGAGGCCGGGGGACGGCTGGAATACCTGGGTTACGATTACCGCAATAACCTGGAAGCCGGAAACAACCGGGCGGATGGAACCCCCTGTGGCATGGGAGGCTGCCTTTACACCCGGCCCGAAGACCGCTCGGACAGTTTCACCACCAGCACTTTCAATCTGGGGCTGACACACCAGCTCAGTGGTCAACACACCCTCTTCACCCGCGTTGCCCAGGGCTACCGGGCCCCCCAGGCCACCGAACTCTACCGCCTGCAAAGTGGTCAGACCGTGGCGGATCTGGAGCCCGAGGCCATGGATTCACTGGAACTGGGGAGTCGGGGCCATCTCGGCGATGTACGGTACGAACTGGTAGCCTATTACATGGAAAAGGACAATTTCATCTATCGAGATGCCGAAGGATTCAATGTGAGTGATGGGGCCACCCGGCACCGGGGTGTGGAAGTGGACCTGCACTGGCAACTCAGTGAACAGCTGAGTCTGGCGGCCAATGCCACATCGGCCCGCCACACCTGGGCCTTCGACCGTCAGGACGGGGAGCCCATCCATCGCGGGGATGAAGTGGACGGCGCCCCCCGTCACCTGGGCTCCGCCCGCTTAAGCTGGCAACTGAACCCAGGCATGAACCTGGAATTGGGCGCCAATTATCTGGGTAGTCACTACCTGGATGCAGCCAATGAACATCGCTACCATGGGCACACAATTTTTTCGCTCAAGTCCCGGCAACAGCTCAGCGAGAACTGGACCTTTCATACCCGCATTCATAACCTGACGGACCGGGCCTATGCGGAACGGCCAGATTACGCATTCGGCAATTATCGCTATTTCCCAGGGCGGGAAAGAAGTGTCTTTTTCACAGTGGAATATCAACAACCCCATTAATGCGTGAGGGGCACCCCCCCCACAGGAGCCTTCGAGACATGATCAAGATTCTATACACCACCCTGAGTCTGACCGCCTGCCTTGGCCTGGCCGCCTGTTTTGATGGAGCCCAAAACGACACGGGCTTGATCTCCGTCTATGTGACCGACGCTCCCGTGGATGAAGCTGCCGCCGTCTATGTCACCTTTACTGCTGTGGAGCTGCAGCACGAAAATGGTGATCTGGAACGAATAGAGTTGGACGAACCCCGTCAGATCGATTTACTAAGGCTGCAAGGTACAAATTCAGAACGCTTGCTCCGCGACGCATCGATCCTCGCGGGTGAGTACGAATGGCTTCGACTGGATATTCTTGCCGAGCCGGGCGACATGGATTCATTTGTGGAAATGGAAGATGGAGGTCAACACCCCCTGCACCTTCCAGAAGAATACCGCGAAGGATTGAAAACATCTCAGGGATTTGAAATCGCCGAGCAAGGCATTCTGGAGTTCACGGTCGACTTCGATCTGCGCAAATCTTTGCTAAAACCCAACAATGCTGGTGACGACTACATCCTTCGCCCAGAACTGCGACTGGTGGACAACGATATCGTGGGAACACTTCAGGGCCGGGTTCGGGACGACTGGGCCAACTTGGATGAATGCACCCCGGCCGTTTACCTTTATGAAGGCCATGAAGCCGAGACCGGGAGTGAAGGCAGCGAAAACCCACCCTTGACCTCGGCTCTGGTTTCACTCAACACTTCAAACGGGGACTATCGTTATTCCTTCGGCTTCCTGCCTCCGGGCGAGTATACCGCCGCATTCACCTGCGATGCCGGCTGGGATAATCCCATTGAGGACAATGACATCGAATTCCTGATGAGTCTCGATGTAGAGATCGAGGAAGACGAGTCTACCGAAGCTCATTTTGAGAACGACGACGACAATGGAGACGACTAAAAAGCACATTGCTTGGTCCCGGCCGGGGTCACTCCGGCCGGGTCTGACGGGCCATATGACTAGCCCCCTACAGCCAGTTAAGGTAGTATTCCCAATTTTCCGCCAGTCAGGCCTAAGTCATGTCCCATAGAACCAGCCATCTACCCGAGGCTCGCAACGCCGTCCACCATTTCATTCGTGAAATGCGCTACCACGAGGCGTCGAGACAATTACTGGCATTGGCCTATATTCTGGTCCTGGCGGTGTTTGCGGATGGCCAATGGCCGGCGTTCTACTGGGTCGGTTTTGGTACTGCCACAGTGGGCATGCTGATCCGTCTTTGGGCCTCCGGCCATGTAAAGAAAAACAAGGAATTGGCCACTGATGGACCCTATGCCTATGTCCGCCACCCCCTCTATGTTGGCAATATTCTGCTTCTAGCAGGTTTCTGTATCGCATCCCAGCTTTGGTGGTCAGTGCCGGTAATGCTGGCTTTCCTCTGGTTCTACTATCCCACCGCCATTTCCTACGAAGACCGCAAGCTACGGCAACTATTCGGGGATCAATGGGAGCAATGGTCTGCCAACACCCGAGCCCTACTACCCCGCTTCCAGGGTCGGGGCTTCCGTTTCGGAGGCTGGTCGCTTCGACAAAGCCTGATGAGCAATGGCGAACCACTTATCATTGCCTACGTCATCTATTGCGGCTGGCATCTGGTCGTCCTCTGACCTCGCCCTGCCGGCATGACTGAGACCATACTTCCGGAAAGCTTCGAAAAACACTTGGTGGACTGGGCCACCACGGCCCGTCGGGAAAACCGCCACCATCTCTCCAAGGGCTATCAGGGTCAGGTTCTTCTCTATCGGGATGAAAAGTATCAGCTGGTGGTAAAGGTTCCACCCCGCTGGTGGCCCTATTCCTGGCTATCAGCTCGCATGCTCCGACATGAAGCCCGGGTCTATGAACGCCTGCAGCATATTGACGGCATCCCTCGCTGTTACGGACTGCTGAACAACCGTTTTCTGGTACTGGATTTCATTGAAGGGGATTGTCTGAGGGAGGCCAGTCTTCGTCAGCGGGAAAAATTCTACGAAACATTTCTGGGGATCATTCGTCGAATGCATGCCCGGGGCGTGGGGCATGCGGATCTCAAGCGCAAGGACAACATTTTGGTGACGCCAAACGACCAGCCCTACTTGATAGATTTCGGGGTCGCCACGCTACGCCGACGGGGGGGGTGGCACCCCATCAATAACTTTCTGTTCAACGTGGCCCGCCGCTTTGATCTCAATGCCTGGGTCAAGCACAAATACCGCCGACGGCTGGAAGACTGCTCCCCACGGGATCAACGTTATCTGCATCGTACCTGGATGGAGCGCAGTGGCCGTTGGATCAAGCGGCAATATCGGCGACTGACAGGAACGAAAATGCGCAATCGCTCCTCTGGCCGCTGATTTCCGATCAAGGCAAAATAGCGGAGTGACTAGTCAAATCGGCCCACACCCGCAAAGCGGGAGGCCCAGTATTGTTTTTCCAGGCTGGCCCAGGATACGCGGCTACCCGGCGACGGAGAATGCAGAAAACGTCCATTCCCTCCGTAGATTCCCACATGGCTGATACTGATTCCATCCACCGCGAAGAAGATCACATCACCTTCTCGCATATTTGTCCGATCCACCGGCTGGGCCTCCCGAAACTGCCGGGTGGTGGTTCGGGGCACCTGGATACCGGCCTGGCGATAGGCATACTCCACCAAGCCACTGCAATCAAAGGCCCTGGGCCCATTGGCACCGAGTCGATAAGGCCGCCCCTTGACGGACAGGGCCGCCTGAACCACCGCTGAGCCGTCACCAGGTTCTGCAGGCATCGACGGCGGTGCCTCTGCCTCTGGCCCCTCCGGCCAACTCAAGGCCCCGCTACGTGCTACCTCGCGGCTGTCCACCACCGGCCCCGGCCAGTTCAACAGGCCACCCCCTTCTCCACCGGATTGGCCGCCCTGTCCCTCCGGCCAGCTGGCGCAGGCAGCCAGCAAGGCCATGCCTGCCAGGGCAGACAACATCCAGGTAAAGCGAGGCCGGGAGGCCATCACCGATCCAGCATGGGCATATCCACGCCCCGCTCCCGGGCAATGGCCTTGGCGTGCTCATAACCGGCATCGGCATGACGCATGACGCCACTGCCCGGATCATTCACAAGCACCCGGGACAAGGCTTTCTCTGCCCGCTCACTGCCGTCCGCCACGATCACCACACCGGAATGAATGGAATAGCCCATGCCCACACCCCCACCGTGGTGGAGGCTTACCCAGGAGGCGCCCCCGGCGGTATTCA comes from the Natronospira proteinivora genome and includes:
- a CDS encoding protein kinase domain-containing protein; this encodes MTETILPESFEKHLVDWATTARRENRHHLSKGYQGQVLLYRDEKYQLVVKVPPRWWPYSWLSARMLRHEARVYERLQHIDGIPRCYGLLNNRFLVLDFIEGDCLREASLRQREKFYETFLGIIRRMHARGVGHADLKRKDNILVTPNDQPYLIDFGVATLRRRGGWHPINNFLFNVARRFDLNAWVKHKYRRRLEDCSPRDQRYLHRTWMERSGRWIKRQYRRLTGTKMRNRSSGR
- the hutH gene encoding histidine ammonia-lyase — protein: MSNEALILDGESLTLKQLQAWEADPGPVKLADQAREKMQQSVDAVQKVIDEERTSYGINTGFGALARKRISRDKVVQLQYNLVRSHSCGVGDTLSPALTRRLMLLKANALAVGCSGIRADVVDTLLDLLNADVLPLIPERGSVGASGDLAPLAHLALALIGEGEALHQGEVIEGRDVLAVVDREPVVLQAKEGLALLNGTQLSASLSIEGLFHLEALWQASVAAGALSVEGLAGSYSPFDARLHAVRRMPGQIRAAEALREWLTDSEIRENHRNCTRVQDPYALRCMPQVFGAARDTLDHAHRILECELNGVSDNPLIFEEEVISGGNFHAEPIAMISDFLAIAAAELGSISERRSDCLVRGVNPDLPLFLTEEAGVESGFMITHVTAAALASENKTLAHPASVDSISTSAGQEDHVSMAPWAGLKLTRLCDNLARILAIELLTASRAVELQSPLKTTMELQKLLSWIRDIVPAHTGDRRMDGDIEELADALRGLPEV
- a CDS encoding methyltransferase family protein, whose product is MSHRTSHLPEARNAVHHFIREMRYHEASRQLLALAYILVLAVFADGQWPAFYWVGFGTATVGMLIRLWASGHVKKNKELATDGPYAYVRHPLYVGNILLLAGFCIASQLWWSVPVMLAFLWFYYPTAISYEDRKLRQLFGDQWEQWSANTRALLPRFQGRGFRFGGWSLRQSLMSNGEPLIIAYVIYCGWHLVVL
- a CDS encoding C40 family peptidase, whose translation is MASRPRFTWMLSALAGMALLAACASWPEGQGGQSGGEGGGLLNWPGPVVDSREVARSGALSWPEGPEAEAPPSMPAEPGDGSAVVQAALSVKGRPYRLGANGPRAFDCSGLVEYAYRQAGIQVPRTTTRQFREAQPVDRTNMREGDVIFFAVDGISISHVGIYGGNGRFLHSPSPGSRVSWASLEKQYWASRFAGVGRFD
- a CDS encoding TonB-dependent receptor, whose product is MKPQARLSSLLLTTLTLAAPGTLLAEQAPIENDGNEAIDLDRVITTTTRSERLLAQEPASVARLEQEEIERVGHRHISELSFRIPGSWITSNSGQEHLTAIRSPVLTGPGACGAFQFLEDGIPIRAAGFCNVNGLFEVNSEQAAGIEVIRGPANALYGSNTLHGTINILSRDPADGSPRQFSLEAGPDAYYRAGASLSDQDQQRWRVSTLLTEDGGWRDDSGVSQQKLNARYHTTLGAGELQWLFAGSWLDQDTAGYVEGQDSYRTRPRDNDNPEAFRKVEAQRLAARWQAPLASDTELELTPYFRNTEMDFLQHFLPGQPLEHNSQQSLGLMSRIETSLGPGRLNLGLDLEYTESDLSQYQDGEVEDDNDFLRETRPPGAHYDYDVDAWLVAAYLQHHHPLGQRWAVEAGGRLEYLGYDYRNNLEAGNNRADGTPCGMGGCLYTRPEDRSDSFTTSTFNLGLTHQLSGQHTLFTRVAQGYRAPQATELYRLQSGQTVADLEPEAMDSLELGSRGHLGDVRYELVAYYMEKDNFIYRDAEGFNVSDGATRHRGVEVDLHWQLSEQLSLAANATSARHTWAFDRQDGEPIHRGDEVDGAPRHLGSARLSWQLNPGMNLELGANYLGSHYLDAANEHRYHGHTIFSLKSRQQLSENWTFHTRIHNLTDRAYAERPDYAFGNYRYFPGRERSVFFTVEYQQPH
- a CDS encoding DUF4382 domain-containing protein; this translates as MIKILYTTLSLTACLGLAACFDGAQNDTGLISVYVTDAPVDEAAAVYVTFTAVELQHENGDLERIELDEPRQIDLLRLQGTNSERLLRDASILAGEYEWLRLDILAEPGDMDSFVEMEDGGQHPLHLPEEYREGLKTSQGFEIAEQGILEFTVDFDLRKSLLKPNNAGDDYILRPELRLVDNDIVGTLQGRVRDDWANLDECTPAVYLYEGHEAETGSEGSENPPLTSALVSLNTSNGDYRYSFGFLPPGEYTAAFTCDAGWDNPIEDNDIEFLMSLDVEIEEDESTEAHFENDDDNGDD